The following proteins come from a genomic window of Pseudomonas sp. J452:
- a CDS encoding 3-hydroxyacyl-CoA dehydrogenase NAD-binding domain-containing protein: MTDAIRYEKGQDNIVVLTIDMPGQSANTMNAVYREAMGQTVARLEAEKDSIAGVIVTSAKKTFFAGGDLGELIQVTKADAPAFYQMVLGIKGQLRRLETLGKPVVAAINGAALGGGWEICLACHHRIALDNSSVQLGLPEVTLGLLPGGGGVVRMVRLLGLEKALPYLAEGKKVRPDAALKAGLIHDIAATADEMLAKARAWIAANPSAVQPWDVKGYKIPGGTPSTPAVAQMLAIAPSVLRDKTKGCFPAPEKIMCAAVEGAQVDFDTAQIIEARYFTELTTGQVAKNMIGTFWFQLNEINAGSSRPQGIPQYVTKKVGVLGAGMMGAGIAYVSAAAGIDVVLKDVSIEAAEKGKAYSAKLLDKKVSRGQMTADKRDAFLARIKPTVSDADFDGCDLIIEAVFEDRNLKAKVTAAAESAALSDAVIASNTSTLPITGLATAVQKQDKFIGLHFFSPVDKMPLVEIIRGAKTSDETLARGFDYVLQIKKTPIVVEDSRGFFTSRVFGTFTNEGIAMLGEGVSAAMIENEARKAGMPVGPLAISDEVSMSLMEHIRQQTVADLVAEGKQIPQHPAFNVIELMLKEYKRPGKAAGGGFYDYPEGGKKHLWPQLKARFEKADAQISQEDVRDRILFIQAIETVRCVEEGVLKSVADANIGSIFGIGFAAWTGGALQFINQYGIKDFVARAQYLAEQYGERFLPPALLLEKAATGEQF, from the coding sequence ATGACTGACGCCATCCGTTACGAAAAAGGCCAGGACAATATCGTCGTCCTGACCATCGACATGCCCGGCCAGAGCGCCAACACCATGAATGCGGTGTACCGCGAGGCCATGGGCCAGACCGTCGCGCGCCTGGAGGCCGAGAAGGACTCCATCGCCGGGGTGATCGTTACTTCGGCGAAGAAGACCTTCTTCGCTGGCGGCGACCTGGGCGAGCTGATCCAGGTCACCAAGGCCGACGCCCCTGCCTTCTACCAGATGGTGCTGGGCATCAAGGGCCAGCTGCGCCGCCTGGAGACCCTGGGCAAGCCGGTGGTGGCCGCGATCAACGGCGCCGCGCTGGGCGGCGGCTGGGAAATCTGCCTGGCTTGCCACCACCGCATCGCCCTGGACAACTCCAGCGTGCAGCTGGGCCTGCCGGAAGTGACCCTCGGCCTGTTGCCGGGCGGTGGCGGCGTGGTGCGCATGGTGCGCCTGCTCGGCCTGGAAAAAGCGCTGCCGTATCTGGCCGAAGGCAAGAAGGTGCGCCCGGACGCCGCGCTCAAGGCCGGCCTGATCCACGATATCGCCGCCACTGCGGACGAGATGCTGGCCAAGGCCCGTGCCTGGATCGCCGCCAACCCGAGCGCCGTGCAGCCGTGGGACGTCAAGGGCTACAAGATCCCCGGTGGTACGCCGAGCACCCCGGCCGTGGCGCAGATGCTGGCCATCGCGCCGAGCGTGCTGCGTGACAAGACCAAGGGCTGCTTCCCGGCACCGGAGAAAATCATGTGCGCCGCCGTCGAGGGCGCCCAGGTCGACTTCGACACCGCGCAGATCATCGAGGCGCGCTACTTCACCGAGCTGACCACCGGCCAGGTGGCGAAAAACATGATTGGCACCTTCTGGTTCCAGCTCAACGAGATCAACGCCGGCAGCTCGCGCCCGCAGGGTATCCCGCAGTACGTGACCAAGAAAGTCGGCGTGCTCGGCGCCGGCATGATGGGCGCCGGCATCGCCTATGTGTCGGCGGCCGCCGGCATCGACGTGGTGTTGAAAGACGTGTCCATCGAGGCGGCGGAGAAGGGCAAGGCCTACTCGGCCAAACTGCTGGACAAGAAGGTCAGCCGCGGCCAGATGACGGCCGACAAGCGCGACGCCTTCCTGGCGCGGATCAAGCCGACCGTCAGCGACGCCGACTTCGACGGCTGCGACCTGATCATCGAGGCGGTGTTCGAGGATCGCAATCTGAAGGCCAAGGTCACCGCCGCCGCCGAGAGTGCCGCGCTGAGCGATGCGGTGATCGCCTCCAACACTTCGACCCTGCCGATCACCGGCCTGGCCACGGCGGTGCAGAAGCAGGACAAGTTCATCGGCCTGCACTTCTTCAGTCCGGTCGACAAGATGCCGCTGGTGGAGATCATCCGTGGCGCCAAGACCAGCGACGAGACCCTGGCCCGTGGCTTCGACTACGTGCTGCAGATCAAGAAGACCCCGATCGTGGTCGAGGACAGCCGCGGCTTCTTCACCTCGCGGGTGTTCGGCACCTTCACCAACGAAGGCATCGCCATGCTCGGCGAGGGCGTGAGCGCGGCGATGATCGAGAACGAGGCGCGCAAGGCCGGCATGCCGGTGGGCCCGCTGGCGATCAGCGACGAAGTGTCGATGAGCCTGATGGAGCACATCCGCCAGCAGACCGTCGCCGACCTGGTCGCCGAGGGCAAGCAGATCCCGCAGCACCCGGCGTTCAACGTCATCGAGCTGATGCTCAAGGAGTACAAACGCCCGGGCAAAGCGGCCGGTGGCGGTTTCTACGACTACCCGGAGGGCGGCAAGAAGCACCTGTGGCCACAGCTCAAGGCGCGCTTCGAGAAGGCCGACGCGCAGATATCCCAGGAAGATGTGCGTGATCGCATCCTGTTTATCCAGGCCATCGAGACCGTGCGTTGTGTGGAGGAGGGTGTACTGAAGTCGGTGGCCGACGCCAACATCGGCTCGATCTTCGGCATCGGCTTCGCCGCCTGGACCGGCGGGGCGCTGCAGTTCATCAACCAGTACGGCATCAAGGACTTCGTCGCTCGCGCCCAGTACCTGGCCGAACAGTATGGCGAGCGCTTCCTGCCGCCGGCGCTGCTGCTGGAGAAGGCGGCCACGGGCGAGCAGTTCTGA
- a CDS encoding magnesium and cobalt transport protein CorA, producing MGQIVAAAAYSKGRKVADFNLDEGKQWATRPEHFVWIGLRDPDNAELHSLQQQFNLHELAMEDAIAQHTRPKLETFGDALFMVLYSPIRDEGRLQFVETQLFAGKGYVISARYGNSAPYSTVRQRCEAKPLLLEHGEDFVLYALLSFVMENYRPLMDCIHGELENIEQTVLSRPLTQADVERIHGLRRDLLRLRRQIAPMVEICQELQQLDFPFIDKHMRPYFRDIAIHVTRLLEDLTGLREMADHAIEIGLLLESSRQSVTQRKFAAWAAILAFPTAVAGIYGMNFQNMPELTWHYGYFGVLGIIGVGCVGLFANFKRMDWL from the coding sequence ATGGGCCAGATCGTTGCCGCCGCTGCCTATAGCAAAGGTCGGAAAGTCGCCGACTTCAATCTTGATGAAGGCAAGCAGTGGGCCACCCGCCCCGAGCATTTCGTCTGGATCGGCCTGCGCGACCCTGACAACGCGGAACTGCACAGCCTGCAACAGCAGTTCAACCTGCACGAGCTGGCCATGGAAGACGCCATCGCCCAGCACACCCGGCCCAAGCTGGAAACCTTCGGCGACGCGCTGTTCATGGTGCTCTACTCGCCGATCCGCGATGAGGGCCGCCTGCAGTTCGTGGAAACCCAACTGTTCGCCGGCAAGGGCTATGTGATCAGCGCCCGCTACGGTAACTCGGCGCCCTACTCCACAGTGCGCCAGCGCTGCGAAGCCAAGCCGCTGCTGCTCGAACACGGCGAAGACTTCGTGCTCTACGCCTTGCTCAGCTTCGTCATGGAGAACTACCGGCCACTGATGGACTGCATCCACGGCGAGCTGGAAAACATCGAACAGACCGTGCTGAGCCGCCCCCTGACCCAAGCCGACGTGGAGCGCATCCACGGCCTGCGCCGCGACCTGCTGCGCCTGCGCCGGCAGATCGCGCCGATGGTGGAGATCTGCCAGGAGCTGCAACAGCTCGACTTCCCCTTCATCGACAAGCACATGCGCCCGTATTTCCGCGACATCGCGATCCATGTCACGCGCCTGCTGGAGGACCTGACCGGGCTGCGCGAGATGGCCGACCATGCGATCGAGATCGGCCTGCTGCTGGAGTCTTCACGGCAGAGCGTGACCCAGCGCAAGTTCGCCGCCTGGGCGGCGATCCTGGCATTCCCCACGGCGGTGGCGGGGATCTACGGGATGAACTTCCAGAACATGCCGGAGCTGACCTGGCACTACGGCTACTTCGGCGTGCTTGGCATCATCGGCGTGGGCTGCGTCGGCCTGTTCGCCAACTTCAAGCGCATGGACTGGCTGTAA
- a CDS encoding amino acid ABC transporter substrate-binding protein, which produces MLAFAAVLSPSLSAGEILAGIKARDQLRCGVSEGIAGFSTQDAEGRWQGLDADFCRAVAAATLGDAQKVEFVPLKASTRFPALQARRIDLLARNTSWTLTREALLKLQFPAVLFYDGQAFMVAKTSGITRLAELREGSVCVEKGTTHEQNLADHSREHGLNLQPLVIDSAAEAAAAFFAGRCRAYSSDASQLAAARLQAPDSPANFVILSERISKEPLGPVVSQGDEQWASVVRWVLYALILAEEHGMTQASIEGRIQHQGGPLGALLRGEDLRLARALGVQPDWALRAVRAGGHYGELYARNLGEHSPLAIERGLNRLWNAGGLMYAPPLD; this is translated from the coding sequence GTGCTCGCCTTCGCCGCCGTTCTGAGCCCCTCTCTGTCGGCCGGAGAGATACTCGCCGGCATCAAGGCGCGCGATCAGCTGCGCTGCGGCGTGAGCGAGGGCATTGCCGGTTTTTCCACGCAGGACGCAGAAGGCCGCTGGCAAGGCCTGGATGCTGATTTCTGCCGCGCCGTGGCCGCCGCCACCCTGGGTGACGCGCAGAAGGTCGAGTTCGTGCCGCTCAAGGCCTCCACCCGCTTCCCCGCCCTGCAAGCGCGGCGCATTGATCTGCTGGCGCGCAACACCAGTTGGACCCTGACCCGCGAGGCGCTGCTCAAGCTTCAGTTCCCTGCCGTGCTGTTCTATGACGGCCAGGCTTTCATGGTGGCCAAGACCTCGGGCATCACCCGCCTCGCCGAGCTGCGCGAGGGCAGCGTGTGTGTGGAGAAAGGCACCACCCACGAGCAGAACCTGGCCGACCACTCCCGCGAGCATGGGCTGAATCTGCAGCCGCTGGTGATCGACTCCGCCGCCGAGGCAGCGGCAGCCTTCTTCGCCGGGCGCTGCCGGGCCTACAGCTCGGACGCGTCGCAACTGGCCGCCGCCCGCCTGCAGGCGCCAGACAGCCCGGCGAACTTCGTCATTCTTAGCGAGCGCATCTCCAAGGAACCGCTGGGGCCGGTGGTATCCCAGGGTGACGAACAGTGGGCCTCGGTGGTGCGCTGGGTGCTTTACGCCCTGATCCTGGCCGAAGAACACGGCATGACCCAGGCCAGTATCGAGGGCCGCATCCAGCACCAGGGAGGACCGTTGGGCGCGTTGTTGCGTGGCGAAGACCTGCGTCTGGCCCGCGCGCTGGGCGTGCAGCCGGACTGGGCGCTGCGCGCCGTGCGTGCCGGTGGCCACTACGGCGAGCTGTACGCGCGCAACCTCGGCGAACACAGCCCGCTGGCCATCGAGCGTGGCCTCAACCGCCTGTGGAACGCCGGTGGGCTGATGTACGCGCCACCGCTCGACTGA
- a CDS encoding SLC13 family permease: MSDLQIYLTLAVFAGVVLAIAFDLIDMAVAAMLGVGALLALGILGDSALVAAMRTASGPLALLFGGMVVAHVLGKTGLFERLGALFLRATAGSGKRFLLLLILLVAPVCAFLPNATTVILLAPVIVRVARALKVDIVPPLILTAIVSNSAGMLTLVGDPATFLVGSSIGMSFATYLQKVSLAGLLAVLVIIPPLPWLMPQIWRAQVQLPEAAPLPPIARPGFVALALGILALMVGLFLFGELLPHPIVPPAVAIIAASLALLVVYSIHIEPVDTLLQAIDWKTLIFLGAIFCLVQAFSETGLLQGLSLKLHAWFGTQLFLVALCLLGGIGLLSSLLANIPVVAASLVMTKGYLVAAEVVPEIALAAGFTDWPAATLPVFIAMMFGATLGGNATLIGASANIVAVGICASEGEKVSFARFSRYGVPITLVQLLMSALYVGLLFRLMS, from the coding sequence ATGAGCGACCTGCAGATCTACCTCACCCTGGCCGTGTTCGCGGGCGTCGTGCTGGCCATTGCCTTCGACCTGATCGACATGGCGGTCGCCGCCATGCTGGGCGTGGGCGCCCTGCTGGCGTTGGGCATTCTCGGCGACAGTGCCCTGGTCGCCGCCATGCGCACCGCGTCGGGGCCGCTGGCCCTGCTGTTCGGCGGCATGGTGGTGGCCCACGTGCTGGGCAAGACCGGCCTGTTCGAGCGCCTCGGCGCGCTGTTCCTGCGTGCCACCGCCGGCAGCGGCAAGCGCTTCCTGTTGCTGCTGATCCTTCTGGTGGCGCCGGTATGCGCCTTCCTGCCCAATGCCACCACCGTGATCCTGCTCGCCCCGGTGATCGTGCGCGTGGCGCGGGCGCTCAAGGTGGACATCGTGCCGCCACTGATCCTCACGGCCATCGTCAGCAACTCGGCCGGCATGCTCACCCTGGTTGGCGATCCGGCCACCTTTCTGGTCGGCAGCTCGATCGGCATGAGCTTCGCCACCTACCTGCAGAAGGTCAGCCTCGCCGGCCTGCTGGCGGTGCTGGTGATCATTCCGCCGCTGCCCTGGCTGATGCCACAGATCTGGCGTGCTCAAGTGCAGCTGCCCGAGGCTGCGCCCCTGCCGCCGATTGCGCGGCCGGGCTTCGTGGCGCTGGCCCTGGGCATCCTGGCCCTGATGGTCGGGTTGTTCCTGTTTGGCGAGCTGCTGCCCCATCCCATAGTGCCGCCGGCGGTGGCCATCATCGCCGCCAGCCTGGCGCTGCTGGTGGTCTATTCGATCCATATCGAACCGGTGGACACCCTGCTGCAGGCCATCGACTGGAAGACCCTGATCTTCCTCGGCGCCATCTTCTGCCTGGTCCAGGCCTTCAGCGAAACCGGCCTGCTGCAAGGGTTGTCGCTCAAGCTCCACGCCTGGTTCGGCACCCAGCTGTTCCTCGTCGCGCTCTGCCTGCTGGGCGGCATCGGCCTGCTGTCCAGTCTGCTGGCCAACATCCCGGTGGTCGCCGCCTCCCTGGTGATGACCAAGGGCTACCTGGTAGCCGCCGAGGTCGTGCCGGAAATCGCCCTGGCCGCCGGCTTCACCGACTGGCCCGCAGCCACCCTGCCGGTGTTCATCGCCATGATGTTCGGCGCCACCCTGGGCGGTAACGCCACCCTGATCGGCGCCTCGGCCAACATAGTGGCGGTCGGCATCTGCGCCAGCGAAGGCGAGAAGGTCAGCTTCGCCCGTTTCAGCCGCTACGGCGTGCCCATCACCCTGGTGCAGCTGTTGATGTCGGCGCTCTACGTGGGCCTGCTGTTCCGGCTGATGAGTTGA
- a CDS encoding rhodanese-like domain-containing protein, translating into MRHLLLSLALILPIAQAGEVDQSAALRTLILPDTILIDVRSADEFASGSLPGAQLIPHDQIGTRIAAVVPDKNTPVVLYCRSGRRSSQAQDELRALGYTQVMNAGGYEQFKLATTPRDKEAACIDC; encoded by the coding sequence ATGCGCCACCTATTGCTGAGCCTTGCCCTGATCCTGCCGATTGCCCAGGCCGGAGAAGTCGACCAGAGCGCCGCCTTGCGCACCCTTATCCTGCCGGACACGATACTGATCGATGTACGCAGTGCCGATGAGTTCGCCAGCGGCTCTCTGCCCGGTGCTCAGCTGATCCCCCACGACCAGATTGGCACTCGCATCGCGGCGGTGGTGCCGGACAAGAACACCCCCGTCGTGCTGTATTGCCGAAGCGGCCGACGCTCATCGCAGGCCCAGGACGAACTGCGCGCACTGGGTTACACGCAAGTGATGAATGCCGGCGGCTATGAACAATTCAAACTGGCAACCACTCCTCGGGATAAGGAAGCGGCATGCATCGACTGCTGA
- a CDS encoding amidotransferase — MSLRICILETDVLRPELIEQYQGYGRMFERLFERQPIPAQFSVYNVMQGDYPSDAEQYDAYLITGSKADSFGSDPWIQTLKVYLQERYQRGDKLLGVCFGHQLLALMFGGHTERAQQGWGVGIHRYEVKQQPAWMSPALEQLTLLISHQDQVTALPEKATLLASSPFCPIAAYCIDDQVLCFQGHPEFIHDYSRALLDIRQKCIGEPTYQQAVASLEQDHQGHMVAEWMMRFVAHGKRGLQDA, encoded by the coding sequence ATGTCACTGCGCATCTGCATTCTGGAAACCGATGTCCTTCGCCCCGAGTTGATCGAGCAATACCAGGGCTACGGCCGTATGTTCGAGCGCCTGTTCGAGCGTCAGCCGATACCGGCGCAGTTCAGCGTGTACAACGTCATGCAGGGCGACTACCCGAGCGATGCCGAGCAATACGATGCGTACCTGATTACCGGCAGCAAGGCCGACTCCTTTGGCAGCGATCCTTGGATCCAGACGCTCAAGGTTTACCTGCAAGAGCGCTACCAGCGTGGCGACAAGCTGCTCGGCGTGTGTTTCGGCCACCAGTTGCTGGCCCTGATGTTCGGCGGCCACACCGAGCGTGCGCAGCAGGGCTGGGGCGTGGGTATCCATCGTTACGAGGTCAAGCAGCAACCCGCCTGGATGAGCCCGGCGCTGGAGCAGCTGACCTTGCTGATCAGCCACCAGGACCAGGTCACCGCGCTGCCGGAAAAGGCCACGCTGCTTGCTTCCAGCCCGTTCTGCCCGATTGCAGCCTACTGCATCGATGATCAGGTGCTGTGCTTCCAGGGCCACCCTGAGTTCATCCATGACTACTCGCGGGCGCTGCTGGATATCCGCCAGAAGTGCATCGGCGAGCCGACCTACCAGCAGGCAGTCGCCAGCCTGGAGCAGGATCACCAGGGGCACATGGTTGCCGAATGGATGATGCGTTTTGTCGCCCACGGCAAGCGTGGTCTGCAGGACGCCTGA
- a CDS encoding cytochrome c, translating into MHRLLNALSSLALLAALHVTTAHAAELHIELPSGTRTWDSSSLLSHPQTETISITADVAYKRDMQYRAIPLAVLLEGVAPGDHLQAVALDGFAAELPAAPVLAIQGARAWLAIEDPQQPWPALAKGKPSAGPFYLVWQNPEAAQIGPEQWPFQVSRIRLLAAVAKRFPTLLPAADAGADVQAGFAQFQKNCLACHRLNDAGDSQFGPDLNLPHNPIEYFSGDFLRQYIRNPQSLRRWPQGRMPAFSESVISDSQLEQLIGYLRHMSTRKTEH; encoded by the coding sequence ATGCATCGACTGCTGAACGCACTCTCCAGCCTGGCATTACTGGCCGCCCTGCACGTTACAACTGCGCATGCAGCCGAACTGCACATAGAACTGCCTAGCGGAACGCGCACCTGGGATAGCAGCAGCCTGCTCAGCCACCCCCAGACCGAAACCATCAGCATCACCGCCGACGTGGCCTACAAGCGCGATATGCAGTACCGCGCCATCCCCCTGGCGGTACTGCTGGAGGGCGTAGCCCCTGGCGACCACTTGCAAGCCGTCGCCCTAGACGGTTTTGCTGCCGAACTGCCAGCCGCGCCAGTGCTGGCGATCCAAGGCGCGCGCGCCTGGCTGGCCATCGAAGACCCACAACAACCTTGGCCTGCACTGGCCAAAGGCAAACCCAGCGCAGGCCCGTTCTACCTGGTCTGGCAGAACCCCGAGGCCGCGCAGATCGGGCCGGAACAGTGGCCGTTCCAGGTTTCCCGCATCCGCCTGCTGGCAGCAGTCGCCAAACGCTTCCCGACCCTGCTCCCCGCAGCGGATGCCGGTGCCGACGTGCAGGCCGGTTTCGCCCAGTTCCAGAAAAACTGCCTGGCCTGCCACCGCCTCAACGACGCCGGCGACTCGCAGTTCGGCCCCGACCTGAACCTCCCGCACAACCCGATCGAATACTTCAGCGGCGACTTTCTGCGGCAGTACATCCGCAACCCGCAAAGCCTGCGGCGCTGGCCCCAAGGGCGGATGCCGGCATTCAGCGAAAGCGTTATCAGCGACAGCCAGCTCGAGCAACTGATTGGCTACCTGCGCCACATGTCCACGCGAAAAACCGAACACTAG
- a CDS encoding 1-acylglycerol-3-phosphate O-acyltransferase, with amino-acid sequence MLFLPRMLLMGLHFIIAGTLGLLLGLCRPFNPDNSRLCARLYSLPALCMLRLRVKTEVQSLFSQKQSCVIIANHQSNYDLYVLGRVVPPRTVSIGKKSLKWVPFFGQLYWLAGNVLIDRGNARKAKEAMLTTTETLQHRDTSIWVFPEGTRNLGNGLLPFKKGAFQMAIAAGVPIIPVCVSSYAKRIKLNSWDSGRIMIRSLPAIPTLGLTLDDLPQLMERCQTLMRECIEQLDQQLAKA; translated from the coding sequence ATGCTTTTTCTCCCCCGCATGCTGCTGATGGGTCTGCACTTCATCATTGCCGGAACCCTGGGCCTGCTGCTCGGCCTGTGCCGCCCGTTCAACCCGGACAACAGCCGCCTGTGCGCGCGCCTGTATTCGCTGCCGGCCCTGTGCATGCTGCGTCTGCGGGTTAAAACCGAGGTGCAGAGCCTGTTCAGCCAGAAGCAATCCTGCGTGATCATTGCCAACCACCAGTCCAACTACGACCTCTACGTGCTCGGCCGCGTGGTGCCGCCGCGCACCGTGAGCATCGGCAAGAAGAGCCTGAAGTGGGTGCCGTTCTTCGGCCAACTCTACTGGCTGGCCGGCAATGTGCTGATCGACCGCGGCAATGCGCGCAAGGCCAAGGAAGCCATGCTCACCACCACCGAGACCCTGCAGCATCGCGATACCTCGATCTGGGTCTTCCCGGAAGGCACCCGCAACCTCGGCAACGGCCTGCTGCCCTTCAAGAAAGGCGCGTTCCAGATGGCCATTGCCGCCGGCGTACCGATCATTCCGGTGTGTGTCAGCAGCTACGCCAAGCGCATCAAGCTCAACAGCTGGGACAGCGGCCGCATCATGATCCGCTCGCTGCCTGCCATCCCCACCCTGGGCCTGACCCTGGACGACCTGCCGCAGCTGATGGAACGCTGCCAGACGCTGATGCGCGAGTGCATCGAGCAGCTCGACCAGCAGCTCGCCAAGGCCTGA
- a CDS encoding DUF2834 domain-containing protein: MKKIALPLLTLIAFSAYTLFVMAHAEQSLIQFGLQLLSRLDTAQVVIDLYILAALACVWMYRDNQSRKLPLRAVLPYMVLTAVFVSVGPLLYLVVRGFSPKPKP; the protein is encoded by the coding sequence ATGAAGAAAATCGCACTGCCCCTGCTCACGCTGATCGCCTTTTCGGCCTACACGCTGTTCGTCATGGCGCATGCTGAGCAATCACTTATCCAGTTCGGGTTGCAGTTGCTGTCTCGCCTGGATACGGCGCAGGTGGTGATCGATCTTTATATTCTCGCCGCGCTGGCCTGCGTGTGGATGTACCGGGACAACCAATCACGCAAACTGCCGCTGCGGGCCGTATTGCCGTATATGGTGCTGACCGCCGTGTTCGTTTCGGTAGGGCCTTTGCTTTATCTGGTAGTGCGCGGTTTTTCTCCCAAACCGAAACCGTAG
- the ptrC gene encoding type III secretion system co-regulatory protein PtrC, producing the protein MTINEAFSSTRTYGVTYASLDDSGLRFESEATVHLDDGSLLTLRMPTRQDEKLDIHEVVCMQNGWCQAA; encoded by the coding sequence ATGACCATCAACGAAGCCTTCTCCAGCACCCGCACCTACGGCGTCACCTATGCCAGCCTCGACGACTCCGGCCTGCGCTTCGAGTCGGAAGCCACCGTGCACCTGGACGACGGCAGCCTGTTGACCCTGCGCATGCCTACCCGCCAGGACGAGAAGCTGGATATCCACGAAGTGGTGTGCATGCAAAACGGTTGGTGCCAGGCCGCCTGA
- a CDS encoding crotonase/enoyl-CoA hydratase family protein, which translates to MSDLISYQLEDGIATLTLNNGKVNAISPDVIAAFNAALDQAVQDRAVVIITGQPGILSGGYDLKVMTSGPQNAVALVTAGSTLARRMLSHPFPIIVACPGHAIAKGAFILLSADYRIGVEGPFNIGLNEVQIGMTMHHAGIELARDRLRKSAFHRSVINGEIFNPQGAVDAGFLDKVVPTEELMATAVAVAQQLKKINMTAHKNTKLKVRKAFLETLDKAIELDQQHLG; encoded by the coding sequence ATGAGCGACCTGATCAGCTACCAACTCGAAGACGGCATTGCCACCCTGACCCTGAACAACGGCAAGGTGAACGCCATCTCCCCGGACGTGATTGCCGCCTTCAATGCCGCCCTGGATCAGGCCGTGCAGGATCGCGCCGTGGTGATCATCACCGGTCAGCCGGGCATCCTGTCCGGCGGTTACGACCTCAAGGTGATGACTTCCGGCCCGCAGAACGCCGTGGCCCTGGTCACCGCTGGCTCCACCCTGGCGCGCCGGATGCTGTCGCACCCCTTCCCGATCATCGTCGCCTGCCCGGGCCACGCCATCGCCAAGGGCGCCTTCATCCTGCTCTCGGCCGACTACCGCATCGGCGTGGAAGGCCCGTTCAACATCGGCCTGAACGAAGTGCAGATCGGTATGACCATGCACCACGCCGGCATCGAGCTGGCCCGTGACCGCCTGCGCAAGTCGGCCTTCCACCGCTCGGTGATCAATGGCGAGATCTTCAACCCGCAAGGCGCCGTGGATGCCGGCTTCCTCGATAAGGTGGTGCCGACCGAAGAGCTGATGGCCACCGCCGTCGCCGTCGCCCAGCAGCTGAAGAAGATCAACATGACCGCGCACAAGAACACCAAGCTGAAAGTGCGCAAGGCCTTCCTGGAAACCCTGGACAAGGCCATCGAGCTGGATCAACAGCACCTGGGCTAA
- a CDS encoding acetyl-CoA C-acetyltransferase, with product MTEALIFDAVRTPRGKGKKDGALYSVKPVSLVAGLLRALQARNGLDTRQVDDVVLGCVTPVGDQGADIAKTAAMVADWDVSVSGVQLNRFCASGLEAVNMGAMKVRSGFEDLVVVGGVESMSRVPMGSDGGAWVMDPETNMQTHFTPQGIGADLIATLEGFSRSDVDSFALRSQQKAARASKDGSFAKSLIPVSDQNGIVILDHDEFIRGDSTLEGLGKLKPSFEMMGQMGFDATALRVYSHVEQITHVHTPGNSSGIVDGAALMLIGSPAKGKELGLKPRARIVATAVTSTDPTIMLTGPAPATRKALAKAGLSVEDIDLFEVNEAFASVVMKFMKDMGVSEDKVNVNGGSIAMGHPLGATGCAILGTLLDELEKRDLRYGLATLCVGGGMGIATIIERI from the coding sequence ATGACTGAAGCACTGATTTTCGACGCCGTGCGCACCCCGCGCGGCAAGGGCAAGAAGGACGGCGCGCTGTACAGCGTCAAGCCGGTCAGCCTGGTGGCGGGCCTGCTGCGCGCGTTGCAGGCGCGCAATGGTCTGGATACCCGCCAGGTCGATGATGTGGTGCTGGGCTGCGTGACCCCGGTGGGCGATCAGGGCGCCGACATCGCCAAGACCGCCGCGATGGTCGCCGACTGGGACGTCAGCGTCTCCGGCGTGCAGCTCAACCGTTTCTGCGCCTCGGGCCTGGAAGCGGTGAACATGGGCGCGATGAAGGTGCGCTCGGGCTTCGAGGACCTGGTGGTGGTCGGCGGCGTGGAGTCCATGTCGCGCGTGCCGATGGGCTCCGACGGCGGCGCCTGGGTGATGGACCCGGAAACCAACATGCAGACCCACTTCACCCCGCAGGGCATTGGCGCCGACCTGATCGCCACCCTGGAAGGCTTTAGCCGCAGCGATGTCGACAGTTTCGCCCTGCGCTCGCAGCAAAAAGCCGCGCGCGCCAGCAAGGACGGCTCGTTCGCCAAGTCGCTGATTCCGGTGTCTGACCAGAACGGCATCGTCATCCTCGACCACGACGAATTCATTCGCGGCGACAGCACGCTGGAAGGCCTGGGCAAGCTCAAGCCGAGCTTCGAGATGATGGGCCAGATGGGCTTCGACGCCACCGCGCTGCGCGTCTACAGCCATGTCGAGCAGATCACCCACGTGCATACGCCGGGCAACAGCTCAGGGATAGTCGACGGCGCCGCGCTGATGCTGATCGGCAGCCCGGCCAAGGGCAAGGAGCTGGGCCTCAAGCCGCGTGCGCGCATCGTCGCCACGGCGGTGACCAGTACCGACCCGACCATCATGCTCACCGGCCCGGCGCCGGCTACGCGCAAGGCTCTGGCCAAGGCTGGATTGTCCGTCGAGGACATCGACCTGTTCGAGGTCAACGAAGCCTTCGCCTCGGTGGTGATGAAGTTCATGAAGGACATGGGTGTGAGTGAGGACAAGGTCAACGTCAACGGCGGCTCCATCGCCATGGGCCACCCGCTGGGTGCCACCGGCTGCGCCATCCTCGGCACCCTGCTCGACGAGCTGGAGAAGCGCGACCTGCGCTACGGCCTGGCCACGCTGTGTGTCGGCGGCGGCATGGGTATCGCCACCATCATTGAGCGCATTTGA